In Mangifera indica cultivar Alphonso chromosome 7, CATAS_Mindica_2.1, whole genome shotgun sequence, the genomic window actatttttattttttatagtacAGTTATAAAGTtgcagaaaaaatatttaaaaaaaaagagagagaatctctCTACGTGGGTCTCATTAAATGAATTACtgttatgatatatttgtttaaaatttgagataaataatatatatgtatacattgattaaaataaggataaaattttgaatatcccTTTAAACTTCCATTATTGCTTCTATGAAATGAGCATTGTATAGCTTGGATGGACTGTTCGGATGCTGATGCCACATGGGCTTCCCTATATGTGAGGACTAACTCTTTTGGTTTCTTTCTagcaaggttttttttttaaaaagaaaaataataattaagaaattttactcaaataaacTTCATGAGTtatcaaaattgatagattattaaaacttttaagatgAAGACTTAGATTCAAATCTTTGTTATacttataaaactttaacttatctaATACAATAATTGTAGGTTTGATCACCATATCTCAAGTATGATTATTGATTACTCTCTGACAAGGATGTCATCTTCATTGATGACAAAGATGTCGGAGAAGGGTAGGACAATCAACGAAAGGACATAAGATTACTAATGGGAGAAAGGGTCGGAGAAAAATCgttgaaaaacataaaacttaaaatgtgatattttaaaatttaattttggaagaaaaattattagttttctaaacttaggaaaaaaatggataatgttttattatttgtaatatattactagttaaataacaattttagcCCTTaagttaactatttttattacttttaaccttTTATGGATGAGAGTTTAGATTTTCGATAATTAACGAGTGAGAGATTAGATTTGTATCAAACCTTGCGTGGGAATATATCTTttgtccttaaaaataaaatagtatcaattacataatgatacattaattgtatacgtaattttatattcaaatgagtaatattatatgcacaaataataacatataaaatgtaCACCTAGTTTTATTGGAATAAAAGACAACCAGCAACTTTAGGATTATATCTATATAGACATAAAATTTAGGTTTAGAAAAGGACAATATTggaatttaattttgttaattagcTACGTAAGTATATCCCATtggattgttgttttttttttttctctatccTTACAAAAGTGACTAACTAATATCTCTCTAAGACCTTTGTTTTATAATTCAAAGATCAGCGTAGTAGTGTTTGCCTTCACTTAATAGCTTAATTTTTctgataaaaaatgaataagtattatgtaaataataaaagaatttcattataacattattttaaaaaatatcacaaacattttgaaaatttaaaatttttcatatatacctatattatattatactttttttttaaaaaaaatatcaatctATATCAGTATCAtgtattaatcatataataggttaattatatcgtattaatttaatacagtttatgatatatattgtattatatttgtatattgtAGGATACCATACTATGATTGGGTATATGATCTCTTTAGCTTACACAATGGAGCAATTAACAAACACGGTTTTGACTATAATCAAATTTGCAGCTGGGCATGTCAAGTGCAACTGAGACTCTATGTGGGCAAGCATTTGGAGCAAAACAATACCACATGATGGGCATATATTTGCAGCGATCATTGCTAATAAACATCGCCACCGGAACTGTACTGCTTCCCGTATTCATATTCGCCGGCGACATTTTCAAACTGCTTGGCGAAGACTCCGACATTGCAGCTAAAGCCGGCTACATCTCCCTATGGTTCATCCCCATTCTCTACTTCTTCGTCTTCTGTTTGACCATCCAAAAGTACCTTCAAGCCCAATTGAAAAACATTATCGTTGGCTGGCTTTCTGCTGTCGCATTTGTCATGCATGTCATCTTGTCATGGATCTTTGTTAACTTATTAAACTTGGGCATCCCTGGTGCCATGGGTGCTATGATAATAGCTAGCTGGTTTATAGTGATCGGAGAGTTTGTTTATCTCTTCGGCGGTTGGTGCCCCAACACTTGGAATGGCTTCTGTTTGGCTGCTTTTGTTGATTTGCTTCCTGTTTTGAAGCTCTCAGTTTCCTCAGGTGTAATGCTTTGGTAAGTGCATTAATTTCTCTAGATTTTCTTTCTTGCAATTccattatcatttaaaataacctttgattttttttctgttttatcaTCCACTATATGCAGCTTAGAGCTATGGTACAACGCCATTCTGGTTCTACTGTCAGGATATATGAAAAATGCCACAACTGAGATTTCAGCCTTTTCTATTTGGTAAGTTCAAAGTTATTCCTGAATCTAAAACCCTGGCACATTGTCAATGTATTATGCTACCAATTTACACGGTAGGCCCAAGATATATTGAATGACAAGGATGTGAAATACTGGAGAGAGGGCTGGGGTTTGAGACTCTTGGCGTCATACTAAGATTAGTTTTTGACTTTAATTGGTGCACTAATTATAGAACTAATTACTGGACacgtaatttattttttcaatgtgATTGATTTGTCTTCAAAGGGGCAATCTAGCTCAgatgagtttaaaaaaaaaaactcatggTAGGGTTTAGATTTGTCTCTTACCCAATTCAAATAGTTAAGGCAGAAAAACCGAAGCTCCACCATAAAAGTGGGGAGGATGATATTTTTGTCAATGGGTTACACTTATTCTAGTTTTTTCTTGTTAGTTTATGATTCCAAAACATATGATAACTAATTAATTAGTTGAATTCACAATGTAGCTTGAACATCATATCTTGGGAATTTATGCTGTGCTTTGGCTTTCTGGCTGCCTCTAGGTATGACTttgataaatattcaaattatcttAGGCCATTCTGAATGAGGGTGATATATAGTTGCTCTTACATgaatgtaaaaattttttacaGCGTGCGAATTTCAAATGAATTGGGGAAAGGAGATGCCAAAACCGCAAGTTTTTCTGTGAAAGTTGCAATTATCACAGCAACCATTATTGGAACTTTCTTCTTCATAATCTGTCTGCTGTTCAGCCATGGCATTACAAAGATTTTCACGAGCAGTGAGGAAGTAATTTCTTCTGTTTCAAGCCTGTCTGTTCTACTAGCTCTCTCAGTTTTTCTCAACGGCCTCCAGGCGGTACTCTCAGGGGTGGCTGTCGGTGCAGGCCGGCAGACGTTGGTTGCATATGTTAACTTATGTTGCTATTACATAATTGGCATCCCTGTTGGTGTTCTTCTCGCATATGTGGCTGATATGAAAGTTAAGGTGAATTTTTCACTTaataatagtatatatataaataaattttacaaacttatttatttttatttaataatattaaattaaaagagaaagtAACCAATTACGTTATTCAAATGCCACCCGTGTTTGAATGATGTGACAGGGCATATGGATTGGGATGATGGTTGGAG contains:
- the LOC123220474 gene encoding protein DETOXIFICATION 24-like isoform X2; the protein is MEERLLGSEAKYESNLKGRIWTESKKLWRIALPAMLARVSQYGMFVVTQGFIGHIGDVQLAAYALIQIIAVRFANGILLGMSSATETLCGQAFGAKQYHMMGIYLQRSLLINIATGTVLLPVFIFAGDIFKLLGEDSDIAAKAGYISLWFIPILYFFVFCLTIQKYLQAQLKNIIVGWLSAVAFVMHVILSWIFVNLLNLGIPGAMGAMIIASWFIVIGEFVYLFGGWCPNTWNGFCLAAFVDLLPVLKLSVSSGVMLCLELWYNAILVLLSGYMKNATTEISAFSICVRISNELGKGDAKTASFSVKVAIITATIIGTFFFIICLLFSHGITKIFTSSEEVISSVSSLSVLLALSVFLNGLQAVLSGVAVGAGRQTLVAYVNLCCYYIIGIPVGVLLAYVADMKVKGIWIGMMVGVATQVLTLGFITYKTDWDQQVDEATARLDRWLLKPSDESTGN
- the LOC123220474 gene encoding protein DETOXIFICATION 24-like isoform X1 translates to MEERLLGSEAKYESNLKGRIWTESKKLWRIALPAMLARVSQYGMFVVTQGFIGHIGDVQLAAYALIQIIAVRFANGILLGMSSATETLCGQAFGAKQYHMMGIYLQRSLLINIATGTVLLPVFIFAGDIFKLLGEDSDIAAKAGYISLWFIPILYFFVFCLTIQKYLQAQLKNIIVGWLSAVAFVMHVILSWIFVNLLNLGIPGAMGAMIIASWFIVIGEFVYLFGGWCPNTWNGFCLAAFVDLLPVLKLSVSSGVMLCLELWYNAILVLLSGYMKNATTEISAFSICLNIISWEFMLCFGFLAASSVRISNELGKGDAKTASFSVKVAIITATIIGTFFFIICLLFSHGITKIFTSSEEVISSVSSLSVLLALSVFLNGLQAVLSGVAVGAGRQTLVAYVNLCCYYIIGIPVGVLLAYVADMKVKGIWIGMMVGVATQVLTLGFITYKTDWDQQVDEATARLDRWLLKPSDESTGN